In Rhizobium sp. BG4, the genomic stretch ACATAACGCGAGAATCCCAGGAAGCGTTCGGCAAGGAAGACGATGCCGATGGACAGGAAGGCGAGCAGCGAGGAGAGCGCTGCGATCGACGGATCGTAGGTGGTTTCCATGTAGCCCAGCATGTCGATCGGCAGGGTGCGCACGCCTGGGCCGGAAAGGAACAGCGAGACCGGCACCTGATTGAAGCTGGTGACGAATCCGAGGATGAAGGCAGCGAGAATGCCGCCGCGGATATTCGGCATGACGACGCGGAAGAAGGCGCCCGTGCGCGAAGAGCCGAGCAGCACGGCCGCTTCCTCGATATCCGAGCGTAGGTTGTTGAGGCTCGCGGAGACGACGCGCACGGCATAGGGCAGCACCAGCGCCGTATGCGCAAAGAACAGCGCCAGCGTGATGTTGAAGCCGAAGGGCACGACGAGATAGCGCAGCAGCGCCAGGCCGACGATGATGCCGGGGACGATGATCGGCAGGGAAACGATGGTGCGGACCGTTTCGCCGAAAGGCAGCTTGTAGCGCGACAGGGCGTAGGCGGCGGGAATGCCGAGGATCAGCGCCGACAGCGTGCCGAAGACGGCGAGGAACATCGACATGGCGAAGCTCTCGCGG encodes the following:
- a CDS encoding ABC transporter permease, giving the protein MTSRLFPPIVLGLLLTFLIGPFLIIIAASLSAGDTLAFPPQGLSLKWVAKVFTIDSFRESFAMSMFLAVFGTLSALILGIPAAYALSRYKLPFGETVRTIVSLPIIVPGIIVGLALLRYLVVPFGFNITLALFFAHTALVLPYAVRVVSASLNNLRSDIEEAAVLLGSSRTGAFFRVVMPNIRGGILAAFILGFVTSFNQVPVSLFLSGPGVRTLPIDMLGYMETTYDPSIAALSSLLAFLSIGIVFLAERFLGFSRYV